The nucleotide sequence CGCAGGCCTTGGGGGTGGAACCCGTTTTCCACCTCCTCGATGAAGAGGAATTTCGGCACCTTGGGCCCGAGAATCAGCGCCAGCAGCCCCAACAGCCGCAACGTGCCGTCGGAAGCACTGCCGGCGGAGGTGATTCGACCGTTTTCCTCCACGATGGCCAGTTGGATCAAGCCATCGGCGTATTCCCGGAAGATCAGATCGGTCACCGCCATGGGAGTCAGCTCCCGCAGCCAGGAGAGCAGCGCGGCTTTGTCCTTTTCGTCGGCGCAAATGGCCTGGAGAGCGGAAGAGAGATTTTCGCCCCGGTCGCCCAATACCGACAGCCCAGGGGCCGACGGGCGACGCAGGGCATCGGGGGACAGGTCCAGAAAACGCATAAAGGCGAAATATTTTGGTAGAGGGGACTTCAATATTCCCTTTAAGAAATCACTAGACACTTCATTATCATTTGTTATGAATCGGCACGTTGCTTCTTCATAATCAGATAGCTGGCCTCTCACCCCTGGCCATTCCAAATTTCCACCTTCTCCCCATTTTCCAAACACGTTTTCCTCAAACGTACAACCCCGAAAATTCCCCAATAGAAAACGAAACAAATCCCGCACATTGCTCTTTCCCGAGGCGTTGGGGCCAATAAGAACCGTCAACGGCCCCATCTTCAGAGTCGCGTCCACGAAATTCTTGAATTTCCCCAAATATAGTTCGGTGAACACCTCTGCCACCCTCGATTCGTGGACGATTCGTTCAGTCGAAACGCAACTTCAGCAGCAGGATCAGCCCCAGGATCACCCCGACGATGCTGTTGGTCCAGATCATGGCTTGAGCGGGCAGCAGCACCCCGTAGAGGGTCCACAGCACCGCCGAGGCCAGCGCCAGGAAGAGCCAGAGAAAGGA is from Magnetococcales bacterium and encodes:
- a CDS encoding AAA family ATPase, whose translation is MFTELYLGKFKNFVDATLKMGPLTVLIGPNASGKSNVRDLFRFLLGNFRGCTFEENVFGKWGEGGNLEWPGVRGQLSDYEEATCRFITNDNEVSSDFLKGILKSPLPKYFAFMRFLDLSPDALRRPSAPGLSVLGDRGENLSSALQAICADEKDKAALLSWLRELTPMAVTDLIFREYADGLIQLAIVEENGRITSAGSASDGTLRLLGLLALILGPKVPKFLFIEEVENGFHPQGLRLVVDLLQRLAPSRGCQVVVTTHNPYLLSLLSAQTLETTSLIYRLPGEEEGRIVPVLEIPHLRQALEHQDLGQLLTGNWMEITLEFARGEV
- a CDS encoding PQ-loop repeat-containing protein, which gives rise to MLEWVGWLAMVISIMSLLPQLWKTWRSRSARDLSFLWLFLALASAVLWTLYGVLLPAQAMIWTNSIVGVILGLILLLKLRFD